Proteins encoded by one window of Salvia splendens isolate huo1 chromosome 5, SspV2, whole genome shotgun sequence:
- the LOC121804593 gene encoding serine/threonine-protein kinase Aurora-1-like, which yields MAIATESQQEEHKNSSASTAAERKKWTLTDFDIGKPLGRGKFGHVYLAREKRSNHVIALKVLFKSQLKESQVEHQLRREVEIQSHLRHPNILRLYGYFYDQKRVYLILEYAAKGELYIELQKCKYFSERRAATYIASLARALIYCHGKHVIHRDIKPENLLVGAQGELKIADFGWSVHTFNRRRTMCGTLDYLPPEMVESVEHDANVDIWNLGILCYEFLYGLPPFEAKEHSDTYRRIVQVDLKFPPKPIVSSAAKDLISQILVKDSSKRLPLHKLLEHTWIVQNADPSGVYRG from the exons ATGGCGATCGCGACGGAGTCTCAACAAGAGGAGCACAAG AATTCTTCAGCAAGCACAGCGGCAGAGAGAAAGAAATGGACCTTAACTGACTTTGACATCGGAAAGCCTCTTGGCCGAGGAAAGTTTGGACATGTATATCTCGCTAGAGAAAAGAGG AGCAACCACGTTATTGCGTTGAAGGTCTTGTTTAAGAGCCAGTTGAAAGAATCTCAGGTTGAGCACCAGCTTCGTCGTGAAGTGGAGATACAAAGTCATCTTCGACACCCCAACATACTACGACTATATGGCTACTTTTACGATCAG AAACGTGTTTACTTAATTCTAGAATATGCTGCCAAGGGAGAGCTCTACATAGAGCTACAGAAGTGCAAATATTTTAGTGAAAGACGCGCTGCAACT TATATTGCATCATTAGCCCGAGCACTCATATATTGCCATGGGAAGCATGTTATACATCGAGACATCAAACCCGAAAACCTTTTGGTTGGAGCACAG GGTGAGCTCAAAATTGCAGATTTTGGTTGGTCTGTCCACACATTTAATCGTAGGAGGACCATGTGTGGCACTCTAGATTATCTTCCACCTGAGATGG TGGAGAGTGTGGAGCATGATGCGAATGTAGATATATGGAACCTCGGTATTCTGTGCTACGAGTTTCTCTATGGATTGCCCCCCTTTGAAGCAAAAGAACATTCAGACACTTACAGAAG AATTGTCCAAGTAGATTTAAAATTCCCCCCAAAGCCAATAGTTTCTTCAGCAGCTAAAGATCTAATAAGTCAG ATTCTAGTCAAGGATTCTTCCAAGCGTCTGCCTCTGCACAAACTGCTAGAGCATACGTGGATCGTTCAGAATGCTGATCCCTCCGGTGTTTACAGGGGTTGA